A single window of Channa argus isolate prfri chromosome 10, Channa argus male v1.0, whole genome shotgun sequence DNA harbors:
- the kdm3b gene encoding lysine-specific demethylase 3B isoform X4 → MGDSLELVGKRLILLLDDGRSANGSEPELAARSQDWLRGTVRAVSVIGLAAPEVSGGEATTTTTAAGLTVFVEFENTSQRCSWVQVYDEGVKAVLVEDSIVWANQSDGTGTTGAPASATAWPALAFRSLVDRVGLGSLVPVEYFGNKTFDFLPDNKTVQRFEVDKEIRHPLLLEQPSLQTAISSWHTDFELQEIFRKGSYTIQGRRVRVYQPEFEECWASGMVSQHDPISHIMEITLDKVEENQVVDPRVIHVMLAEEELGKKLGRRRNDSETVKGDSGRRRRTASEGEGDLNLKRFKGAGDVEADVQNCGDSNKNSVEGMGTWGGDSGERVSSTTKNGNSSEGTFPQGRVSSPNTNSSLQTEQLHANPPRYPAHVKENGRSLPMQGAADSTTTTTLTHTPTPPPLKLKPAPTPFSTTPFPSLGQMPSLVPGAPAPKASPSPQPDREEASQSAYSKTAALVSPGPVTITWSHESGPSVALSASVGSSSKTSSWGIQTEVSKTASGFRLPQAAPTAPLFGDATSQTNGGPATTTTSQDTTRPFGFGGAKNEIQSQQDQNLFFQCMNQNSGSSRSLPAGQAQPKDTNYFTAVSESLSKDPPCLFKPANSSEVLKKSEQPKVPETHPTGNGVLNKLSSTFQGMAGSAGGRGSGLTVGGLSAVPEAQSTCKKNSNNGTSPGGLGMQTGFNTSDSHQNLFLQASKEPTNPFLAYGDKTSHMPFAGLSGAEQQTAGDSKPNLFTMAEPPKGILSSPFPVLSAGPSPSSSSSPASASSQRSQSEDTGKEEQEVGEMPTSTSGYSLFGSTGAAGMQEVSVSFDQSQSQKFTLEERSQSSKRDSESSSNSDLSDLSDNEEGPEKGQVPERPPHTAKDGAMLQKTKVQGAAKSRPRNKPFKVGQSVLKDQSKVRRLKQSGESFLQDGSCINVAPHLHKCRECRLERYRKYRNTDEDSDDEDDPNVACRFFHFRRLAFTRKGVLRVEGFLSPQQSDSMAMSLWLPAPAVQEGLDLDTSKYILANVGDQFCQLVMSEKEAMMMVEPHQKVAWKRAVRGVREMCDVCETTLFNIHWVCRKCGFGVCLDCYRLRRNRPREDVDEAPEDEVFSWLKCAKGQPHEPQNLMPTQIIPGTALYNIGDMVHSARGKWGIKANCPCASRHTKPLVRPSAPNGISQQSTTTSGGGPVAVASSIGSAPKSEGETPAIKTETTQTAMPADSGGGENFGSTSNSTSGTSSPCNLTSAKESRSSGEGNSSALHWLADLATQKVKDDTKESGSLRSMMSRDSRPPFGLDSLSALSKPSASSPKLFNSLLLGSNMGQSKPEGSSLRDLLNSGPGKLPQGPGESGVPFPSVFTSAGSDKLKSSLPNFLDHIIASVVETKKAEGRRTGATEGGELGVLGSRKDGVMGLSVLEPHTSHSWLCDGRLLCLQDPSNRNNWKIFRECWKQGQPVLVSGIHKRLKSNLWQPEAFSEEFGDQDVDLVNCRNCAIISDVKVRDFWDGFQVISKRLQDGDGNPMVLKLKDWPPGEDFRDMMPTRFDDLMENLPLPEYTKRDGRLNLAARLPNFFVRPDLGPKMYNAYGLISTEDRKVGTTNLHLDVSDAVNVMVYVGIPSGDNNHKQEADISGRKVGARALEPDWKVLFVCT, encoded by the exons ATGGGGGACTCTCTTGAATTGGTAGGAAAGCGTCTGATTTTGCTCCTCGACGATGGCAGGTCCGCGAATGGATCCGAACCGGAGCTGGCTGCCAGGTCTCAGGATTGGCTGCGGGGGACTGTGCGGGCAGTGAGCGTCATTGGCCTGGCCGCTCCGGAGGTTAGCGGCGGAGAGGCGACAACAACCACCACTGCTGCAGGGCTGACG GTATTTGTGGAGTTTGAGAACACTTCGCAGCGTTGTTCTTGGGTGCAGGTTTATGACGAGGGAGTGAAAGCTGTGCTGGTTGAAGACTCCATTGTTTGGGCCAATCAGAGTGATGGTACTGGGACCACTGGAGCCCCAGCATCAGCCACAGCCTGGCCTGCTCTG gccTTCCGCTCTCTAGTGGACAGAGTGGGTTTAGGATCACTGGTTCCTGTGGAGTATTTTGGAAACAAGACTTTTGATTTCTTGCCGGATAACAAAACTGTCCAGAGGTTTGAg GTTGATAAAGAAATAAGACACCCTTTGCTGTTGGAGCAGCCCTCTCTGCAGACTGCCATTTCTAGCTGGCATACCGACTTTGAACTGCAGGAAATCTTTAGGAAGG GTTCTTACACTATACAAGGAAGAAGGGTTCGTGTTTACCAGCCTGAGTTTGAGGAGTGCTGGGCCTCAGGAATGGTCTCCCAGCATGACCCTATCTCACATATTATGGAaattaccttggataag GTAGAGGAAAATCAGGTGGTAGATCCTCGTGTGATACATGTCATGTTGGCAGAGGAGGAG CTTGGAAAAAAGCTAGGGCGACGAAGGAAtgacagtgaaacagtgaagGGTGATAGTGGGCGTCGCCGTAGGACTGCCTCAGAAGGTGAGGGTGACTTGAACTTGAAACGCTTTAAAGGAGCAGGAGACGTGGAAGCTGATGTGCAAAACTGTGGCGACTCCAACAAAAACTCAGTGGAAGGAATGGGGACCTGGGGAGGCGACAGTGGTGAAAGAGTCAGCAGCACAACCAAAAACGGAAACTCTTCAGAAGGAACTTTTCCTCAGGGCAGAGTGTCGTCCCCCAACACCAATTCTTCACTCCAAACTGAGCAATTGCATGCTAATCCTCCTCGTTATCCTGCCCACGTCAAAGAAAATGGTCGCTCACTCCCCATGCAAGGTGCAGCAGActccaccactaccaccacccTTACTCACACACCTACCCCTCCTCCCCTCAAACTTAAACCGGCCCCCACTCCTTTTTCCACCACACCTTTTCCCTCACTAGGCCAGATGCCGAGCCTGGTCCCAGGTGCTCCAGCCCCCAAGGCCTCCCCATCCCCCCAGCCAGATAGAGAGGAAGCCTCCCAGTCAGCCTATTCCAAAACAGCTGCTCTTGTTTCCCCGGGGCCTGTCACCATCACTTGGTCACATGAAAGTGGCCCTAGTGTGGCACTTTCTGCTTCTGTGGGTTCTAGCTCTAAAACCTCCAGCTGGGGAATCCAGACTGAG GTCTCTAAAACTGCATCGGGTTTTCGTTTGCCCCAGGCTGCACCCACTGCTCCTTTATTTGGAGATGCTACCTCTCAGACCAATGGAGGTCCTGCCACTACCACAACCTCCCAGGATACTACAAGGCCTTTTGGTTTTGGTGGAGCAAAGAATGAAATTCAATCCCAGCAAGACCAAAACTTGTTTTTTCAGTGCATGAATCAGAATTCTGGCTCCAGCCGAAGCCTACCTGCTGGTCAGGCCCAACCCAAGGACACCAATTACTTCACCGCAGTGTCTGAGAGCCTGAGTAAAGATCCCCCATGCCTTTTCAAGCCTGCAAACTCAAGTGAAGTGCTAAAAAAGTCCGAGCAGCCAAAAGTGCCTGAGACACATCCAACGGGAAATGGTGTACTCAACAAGTTGTCATCGACCTTCCAAGGCATGGCTGGCTCTGCAGGAGGAAGAGGCTCTGGACTGACTGTAGGTGGTCTGTCTGCAGTCCCTGAGGCCCAAAGTACTTGTAAAAAGAACAGTAATAATGGAACTTCTCCAGGTGGCTTAGGAATGCAAACTGGTTTTAATACTTCAGATAGCCACCAGAACCTTTTTCTGCAAGCTTCCAAAGAGCCTACTAATCCATTTCTGGCATATGGGGACAAAACCTCCCACATGCCCTTTGCTGGGCTCAGTGGGGCTGAACAACAAACTGCTGGGGACAGCAAGCCAAATCTGTTCACCATGGCAGAGCCACCTAAGGGGATTCTGTCTTCCCCTTTCCCCGTGCTTTCAGCAGGTCCTTCACCcagctcttcctcttctccagCATCGGCCTCATCTCAGAGGTCACAGAGTGAAGATACTGGGAAGGAGGAGCAAGAGGTTGGGGAGATGCCTACATCCACCTCAGGCTACTCCTTGTTTGGGAGCACTGGTGCCGCTGGAATGCAGGAGGTATCTGTATCATTTGACCAGAGCCAGTCTCAGAAGTTTACTCTGGAGGAAAGAAGCCAGTCATCCAAACGTGACTCTGAATCCAGCAGCAACAGTGACCTGTCAGACCTAAGTGACAATGAGGAGGGCCCAGAGAAAGGCCAAGTCCCAGAAAGGCCACCGCACACTGCCAAGGATGGAGCCATGCTGCAGAAAACTAAAGTCCAAGGGGCTGCTAAGAGCCGTCCCCGTAACAAGCCTTTCAAAG TGGGCCAGTCTGTGTTAAAAGATCAGAGCAAGGTTCGTCGTCTGAAGCAGTCTGGTGAGTCCTTTCTCCAGGATGGCTCCTGCATCAATGTGGCCCCTCACTTGCACAAGTGCCGTGAGTGCCGTTTGGAGCGCTACCGTAAATATCGAAATACAGATGAGgacagtgatgatgaagatgaccCAAATGTGGCCTGTCGTTTTTTCCACTTCAGAAG GTTGGCTTTCACTCGTAAAGGTGTACTACGTGTGGAGGGCTTCCTGAGTCCTCAGCAGAGTGATTCCATGGCTATGAGTCTGTGGCTACCTGCACCAGCTGTCCAAGAGGGGCTTGACCTCGATACATCAAAGTACATCCTGGCCAATGTGGGAGACCAGTTCTGCCAGTTGGTCATGTCCGAGAAGGAGGCCATGATGATGGTGGAACCTCATC AGAAAGTGGCCTGGAAACGTGCTGTCCGAGGCGtcagagaaatgtgtgatgtgtgtgagaCCACCCTGTTCAACATCCATTGGGTGTGTCGCAAGTGTGGTTTTGGAGTTTGTCTGGACTGCTATCGGCTCCGCAGGAACAGGCCAAGGGAGG ATGTAGACGAAGCTCCAGAGGATGAGGTGTTCTCTTGGTTAAAGTGTGCCAAAGGTCAGCCTCATGAGCCTCAGAACCTAATGCCTACACAGATTATACCTGGCACAG CTCTGTACAACATAGGGGACATGGTGCACTCAGCCAGAGGCAAATGGGGTATTAAGGCCAATTGTCCCTGTGCCAGTCGACACACCAAACCTCTAGTACGTCCTAGTGCTCCAAATGGAATTTCACAg CAGTCTACAACAACCAGTGGTGGTGGACCTGTGGCTGTAGCTTCTAGTATTGGTTCTGCTCCAAAATCAGAGGGAGAAACTCCAGCAATCAAAACAGAAACCACACAAACTGCTATGCCAGCAGATAGTGGAGGTGGGGAAAATTTCGGCAGCACTAGTAACTCCACCAGTGGTACATCCTCCCCTTGTAACCTCACCTCTGCCAAGGAGTCGCGCTCATCAGGAGAGGGCAACAGCTCTGCTCTGCACTGGCTGGCAGACTTGGCTACACAAAAAGTCAAGGATGACACTAAGG AATCCGGTTCGCTTCGCTCAATGATGAGTCGAGACAGCCGGCCTCCCTTTGGCCTGGACTCACTCAGTGCCCTTTCAAAGCCTTCTGCTTCCAGCCCTAAGCTATTTAACAGTCTATTACTGGGCTCTAACATGGGCCAGTCCAAACCTGAAGGATCCAGTCTCCGGGATCTGCTCAATTCTGGACCTGGCAAACTTCCCCAGGGCCCTGGAGAGAGTGGGGTACCATTCCCCTCCGTCTTTACCTCAGCAGGC AGTGATAAGCTGAAGAGCAGTCTCCCAAACTTCCTGGATCACATAATTGCCTCAGTTGTGGAGACCAAAAAGGCAGAAGGCAGGCGCACTGGGGCTACTGAAGGTGGCGAGCTTGGTGTGTTGGGCAGCCGCAAAGATGGTGTAATGGGCCTTAGTGTCTTGGAACCACATACCTCTCACTCCTGGCTTTGTGACGGACGACTTCTCTGCCTACAGGATCCTAGCAACAGAAACAACTGGAAGATCTTCAGAGAGTGCTGGAAGCAGGGACAA CCTGTGTTGGTGTCAGGGATACACAAACGTCTGAAATCTAATTTGTGGCAGCCCGAAGCCTTCAGTGAAGAGTTTGGTGACCAGGATGTAGACCTGGTCAACTGTAGAAACTGTGCTATTATCTCTGATGTGAAGGTGCGAGACTTCTGGGACGGCTTCCAAGTCATCTCCA AACGACTGCAAGATGGCGATGGTAATCCCATGGTGTTGAAATTAAAGGATTGGCCTCCAGGTGAAGACTTCAGGGACATGATGCCCACACG GTTTGATGATCTAATGGAAAACCTCCCCCTGCCCGAGTATACAAAAAGAGATGGTCGTCTAAACCTCGCCGCTCGTCTGCCAAACTTTTTTGTACGGCCTGACCTTGGGCCCAAGATGTACAATGCCTATG GCTTAATCTCGACCGAAGACAGGAAGGTGGGAACTACTAACCTTCATCTAGATGTGTCTGATGCTGTCAATGTCATGGTGTATGTTGGGATCCCTTCTGGAGATAATAACCACAAGCAAG AGGCAGATATCTCTGGACGCAAAG TGGGGGCTAGAGCACTGGAACCAGACTGGAAAGTGTTATTTGTATGTACATGA
- the kdm3b gene encoding lysine-specific demethylase 3B isoform X2, producing the protein MGDSLELVGKRLILLLDDGRSANGSEPELAARSQDWLRGTVRAVSVIGLAAPEVSGGEATTTTTAAGLTVFVEFENTSQRCSWVQVYDEGVKAVLVEDSIVWANQSDGTGTTGAPASATAWPALAFRSLVDRVGLGSLVPVEYFGNKTFDFLPDNKTVQRFEVDKEIRHPLLLEQPSLQTAISSWHTDFELQEIFRKGSYTIQGRRVRVYQPEFEECWASGMVSQHDPISHIMEITLDKVEENQVVDPRVIHVMLAEEELGKKLGRRRNDSETVKGDSGRRRRTASEGEGDLNLKRFKGAGDVEADVQNCGDSNKNSVEGMGTWGGDSGERVSSTTKNGNSSEGTFPQGRVSSPNTNSSLQTEQLHANPPRYPAHVKENGRSLPMQGAADSTTTTTLTHTPTPPPLKLKPAPTPFSTTPFPSLGQMPSLVPGAPAPKASPSPQPDREEASQSAYSKTAALVSPGPVTITWSHESGPSVALSASVGSSSKTSSWGIQTEVSKTASGFRLPQAAPTAPLFGDATSQTNGGPATTTTSQDTTRPFGFGGAKNEIQSQQDQNLFFQCMNQNSGSSRSLPAGQAQPKDTNYFTAVSESLSKDPPCLFKPANSSEVLKKSEQPKVPETHPTGNGVLNKLSSTFQGMAGSAGGRGSGLTVGGLSAVPEAQSTCKKNSNNGTSPGGLGMQTGFNTSDSHQNLFLQASKEPTNPFLAYGDKTSHMPFAGLSGAEQQTAGDSKPNLFTMAEPPKGILSSPFPVLSAGPSPSSSSSPASASSQRSQSEDTGKEEQEVGEMPTSTSGYSLFGSTGAAGMQEVSVSFDQSQSQKFTLEERSQSSKRDSESSSNSDLSDLSDNEEGPEKGQVPERPPHTAKDGAMLQKTKVQGAAKSRPRNKPFKVGQSVLKDQSKVRRLKQSGESFLQDGSCINVAPHLHKCRECRLERYRKYRNTDEDSDDEDDPNVACRFFHFRRLAFTRKGVLRVEGFLSPQQSDSMAMSLWLPAPAVQEGLDLDTSKYILANVGDQFCQLVMSEKEAMMMVEPHQKVAWKRAVRGVREMCDVCETTLFNIHWVCRKCGFGVCLDCYRLRRNRPREDVDEAPEDEVFSWLKCAKGQPHEPQNLMPTQIIPGTALYNIGDMVHSARGKWGIKANCPCASRHTKPLVRPSAPNGISQSTTTSGGGPVAVASSIGSAPKSEGETPAIKTETTQTAMPADSGGGENFGSTSNSTSGTSSPCNLTSAKESRSSGEGNSSALHWLADLATQKVKDDTKESGSLRSMMSRDSRPPFGLDSLSALSKPSASSPKLFNSLLLGSNMGQSKPEGSSLRDLLNSGPGKLPQGPGESGVPFPSVFTSAGSDKLKSSLPNFLDHIIASVVETKKAEGRRTGATEGGELGVLGSRKDGVMGLSVLEPHTSHSWLCDGRLLCLQDPSNRNNWKIFRECWKQGQPVLVSGIHKRLKSNLWQPEAFSEEFGDQDVDLVNCRNCAIISDVKVRDFWDGFQVISKRLQDGDGNPMVLKLKDWPPGEDFRDMMPTRFDDLMENLPLPEYTKRDGRLNLAARLPNFFVRPDLGPKMYNAYGLISTEDRKVGTTNLHLDVSDAVNVMVYVGIPSGDNNHKQEADISGRKEVLTTIEEGDVDDMTKRRIYEGNEIPGALWHIYAAKDAEKIRELLRKVGEEQGQENPPDHDPIHDQSWYLDQMLRRRLSEEYGVQGWAIVQFLGDAVFIPAGAPHQVHNLYSCIKVAEDFVSPEHVRHCFRLTQEFRHLSTTHTNHEDKLQVKNIIYHAVKDAVGTLKAHEPKLTRP; encoded by the exons ATGGGGGACTCTCTTGAATTGGTAGGAAAGCGTCTGATTTTGCTCCTCGACGATGGCAGGTCCGCGAATGGATCCGAACCGGAGCTGGCTGCCAGGTCTCAGGATTGGCTGCGGGGGACTGTGCGGGCAGTGAGCGTCATTGGCCTGGCCGCTCCGGAGGTTAGCGGCGGAGAGGCGACAACAACCACCACTGCTGCAGGGCTGACG GTATTTGTGGAGTTTGAGAACACTTCGCAGCGTTGTTCTTGGGTGCAGGTTTATGACGAGGGAGTGAAAGCTGTGCTGGTTGAAGACTCCATTGTTTGGGCCAATCAGAGTGATGGTACTGGGACCACTGGAGCCCCAGCATCAGCCACAGCCTGGCCTGCTCTG gccTTCCGCTCTCTAGTGGACAGAGTGGGTTTAGGATCACTGGTTCCTGTGGAGTATTTTGGAAACAAGACTTTTGATTTCTTGCCGGATAACAAAACTGTCCAGAGGTTTGAg GTTGATAAAGAAATAAGACACCCTTTGCTGTTGGAGCAGCCCTCTCTGCAGACTGCCATTTCTAGCTGGCATACCGACTTTGAACTGCAGGAAATCTTTAGGAAGG GTTCTTACACTATACAAGGAAGAAGGGTTCGTGTTTACCAGCCTGAGTTTGAGGAGTGCTGGGCCTCAGGAATGGTCTCCCAGCATGACCCTATCTCACATATTATGGAaattaccttggataag GTAGAGGAAAATCAGGTGGTAGATCCTCGTGTGATACATGTCATGTTGGCAGAGGAGGAG CTTGGAAAAAAGCTAGGGCGACGAAGGAAtgacagtgaaacagtgaagGGTGATAGTGGGCGTCGCCGTAGGACTGCCTCAGAAGGTGAGGGTGACTTGAACTTGAAACGCTTTAAAGGAGCAGGAGACGTGGAAGCTGATGTGCAAAACTGTGGCGACTCCAACAAAAACTCAGTGGAAGGAATGGGGACCTGGGGAGGCGACAGTGGTGAAAGAGTCAGCAGCACAACCAAAAACGGAAACTCTTCAGAAGGAACTTTTCCTCAGGGCAGAGTGTCGTCCCCCAACACCAATTCTTCACTCCAAACTGAGCAATTGCATGCTAATCCTCCTCGTTATCCTGCCCACGTCAAAGAAAATGGTCGCTCACTCCCCATGCAAGGTGCAGCAGActccaccactaccaccacccTTACTCACACACCTACCCCTCCTCCCCTCAAACTTAAACCGGCCCCCACTCCTTTTTCCACCACACCTTTTCCCTCACTAGGCCAGATGCCGAGCCTGGTCCCAGGTGCTCCAGCCCCCAAGGCCTCCCCATCCCCCCAGCCAGATAGAGAGGAAGCCTCCCAGTCAGCCTATTCCAAAACAGCTGCTCTTGTTTCCCCGGGGCCTGTCACCATCACTTGGTCACATGAAAGTGGCCCTAGTGTGGCACTTTCTGCTTCTGTGGGTTCTAGCTCTAAAACCTCCAGCTGGGGAATCCAGACTGAG GTCTCTAAAACTGCATCGGGTTTTCGTTTGCCCCAGGCTGCACCCACTGCTCCTTTATTTGGAGATGCTACCTCTCAGACCAATGGAGGTCCTGCCACTACCACAACCTCCCAGGATACTACAAGGCCTTTTGGTTTTGGTGGAGCAAAGAATGAAATTCAATCCCAGCAAGACCAAAACTTGTTTTTTCAGTGCATGAATCAGAATTCTGGCTCCAGCCGAAGCCTACCTGCTGGTCAGGCCCAACCCAAGGACACCAATTACTTCACCGCAGTGTCTGAGAGCCTGAGTAAAGATCCCCCATGCCTTTTCAAGCCTGCAAACTCAAGTGAAGTGCTAAAAAAGTCCGAGCAGCCAAAAGTGCCTGAGACACATCCAACGGGAAATGGTGTACTCAACAAGTTGTCATCGACCTTCCAAGGCATGGCTGGCTCTGCAGGAGGAAGAGGCTCTGGACTGACTGTAGGTGGTCTGTCTGCAGTCCCTGAGGCCCAAAGTACTTGTAAAAAGAACAGTAATAATGGAACTTCTCCAGGTGGCTTAGGAATGCAAACTGGTTTTAATACTTCAGATAGCCACCAGAACCTTTTTCTGCAAGCTTCCAAAGAGCCTACTAATCCATTTCTGGCATATGGGGACAAAACCTCCCACATGCCCTTTGCTGGGCTCAGTGGGGCTGAACAACAAACTGCTGGGGACAGCAAGCCAAATCTGTTCACCATGGCAGAGCCACCTAAGGGGATTCTGTCTTCCCCTTTCCCCGTGCTTTCAGCAGGTCCTTCACCcagctcttcctcttctccagCATCGGCCTCATCTCAGAGGTCACAGAGTGAAGATACTGGGAAGGAGGAGCAAGAGGTTGGGGAGATGCCTACATCCACCTCAGGCTACTCCTTGTTTGGGAGCACTGGTGCCGCTGGAATGCAGGAGGTATCTGTATCATTTGACCAGAGCCAGTCTCAGAAGTTTACTCTGGAGGAAAGAAGCCAGTCATCCAAACGTGACTCTGAATCCAGCAGCAACAGTGACCTGTCAGACCTAAGTGACAATGAGGAGGGCCCAGAGAAAGGCCAAGTCCCAGAAAGGCCACCGCACACTGCCAAGGATGGAGCCATGCTGCAGAAAACTAAAGTCCAAGGGGCTGCTAAGAGCCGTCCCCGTAACAAGCCTTTCAAAG TGGGCCAGTCTGTGTTAAAAGATCAGAGCAAGGTTCGTCGTCTGAAGCAGTCTGGTGAGTCCTTTCTCCAGGATGGCTCCTGCATCAATGTGGCCCCTCACTTGCACAAGTGCCGTGAGTGCCGTTTGGAGCGCTACCGTAAATATCGAAATACAGATGAGgacagtgatgatgaagatgaccCAAATGTGGCCTGTCGTTTTTTCCACTTCAGAAG GTTGGCTTTCACTCGTAAAGGTGTACTACGTGTGGAGGGCTTCCTGAGTCCTCAGCAGAGTGATTCCATGGCTATGAGTCTGTGGCTACCTGCACCAGCTGTCCAAGAGGGGCTTGACCTCGATACATCAAAGTACATCCTGGCCAATGTGGGAGACCAGTTCTGCCAGTTGGTCATGTCCGAGAAGGAGGCCATGATGATGGTGGAACCTCATC AGAAAGTGGCCTGGAAACGTGCTGTCCGAGGCGtcagagaaatgtgtgatgtgtgtgagaCCACCCTGTTCAACATCCATTGGGTGTGTCGCAAGTGTGGTTTTGGAGTTTGTCTGGACTGCTATCGGCTCCGCAGGAACAGGCCAAGGGAGG ATGTAGACGAAGCTCCAGAGGATGAGGTGTTCTCTTGGTTAAAGTGTGCCAAAGGTCAGCCTCATGAGCCTCAGAACCTAATGCCTACACAGATTATACCTGGCACAG CTCTGTACAACATAGGGGACATGGTGCACTCAGCCAGAGGCAAATGGGGTATTAAGGCCAATTGTCCCTGTGCCAGTCGACACACCAAACCTCTAGTACGTCCTAGTGCTCCAAATGGAATTTCACAg TCTACAACAACCAGTGGTGGTGGACCTGTGGCTGTAGCTTCTAGTATTGGTTCTGCTCCAAAATCAGAGGGAGAAACTCCAGCAATCAAAACAGAAACCACACAAACTGCTATGCCAGCAGATAGTGGAGGTGGGGAAAATTTCGGCAGCACTAGTAACTCCACCAGTGGTACATCCTCCCCTTGTAACCTCACCTCTGCCAAGGAGTCGCGCTCATCAGGAGAGGGCAACAGCTCTGCTCTGCACTGGCTGGCAGACTTGGCTACACAAAAAGTCAAGGATGACACTAAGG AATCCGGTTCGCTTCGCTCAATGATGAGTCGAGACAGCCGGCCTCCCTTTGGCCTGGACTCACTCAGTGCCCTTTCAAAGCCTTCTGCTTCCAGCCCTAAGCTATTTAACAGTCTATTACTGGGCTCTAACATGGGCCAGTCCAAACCTGAAGGATCCAGTCTCCGGGATCTGCTCAATTCTGGACCTGGCAAACTTCCCCAGGGCCCTGGAGAGAGTGGGGTACCATTCCCCTCCGTCTTTACCTCAGCAGGC AGTGATAAGCTGAAGAGCAGTCTCCCAAACTTCCTGGATCACATAATTGCCTCAGTTGTGGAGACCAAAAAGGCAGAAGGCAGGCGCACTGGGGCTACTGAAGGTGGCGAGCTTGGTGTGTTGGGCAGCCGCAAAGATGGTGTAATGGGCCTTAGTGTCTTGGAACCACATACCTCTCACTCCTGGCTTTGTGACGGACGACTTCTCTGCCTACAGGATCCTAGCAACAGAAACAACTGGAAGATCTTCAGAGAGTGCTGGAAGCAGGGACAA CCTGTGTTGGTGTCAGGGATACACAAACGTCTGAAATCTAATTTGTGGCAGCCCGAAGCCTTCAGTGAAGAGTTTGGTGACCAGGATGTAGACCTGGTCAACTGTAGAAACTGTGCTATTATCTCTGATGTGAAGGTGCGAGACTTCTGGGACGGCTTCCAAGTCATCTCCA AACGACTGCAAGATGGCGATGGTAATCCCATGGTGTTGAAATTAAAGGATTGGCCTCCAGGTGAAGACTTCAGGGACATGATGCCCACACG GTTTGATGATCTAATGGAAAACCTCCCCCTGCCCGAGTATACAAAAAGAGATGGTCGTCTAAACCTCGCCGCTCGTCTGCCAAACTTTTTTGTACGGCCTGACCTTGGGCCCAAGATGTACAATGCCTATG GCTTAATCTCGACCGAAGACAGGAAGGTGGGAACTACTAACCTTCATCTAGATGTGTCTGATGCTGTCAATGTCATGGTGTATGTTGGGATCCCTTCTGGAGATAATAACCACAAGCAAG AGGCAGATATCTCTGGACGCAAAG AGGTCCTAACCACCATTGAGGAGGGTGATGTGGATGATATGACAAAGCGCAGGATTTATGAAGGAAATGAGATACCTGGAGCTCTCTGGCACATTTATGCTGCCAAGGATGCAGAGAAGATCAGAGAACTGCTACGCAAG gtgGGAGAAGAGCAGGGTCAAGAAAACCCTCCCGACCATGACCCTATTCACGACCAGAGCTGGTACCTAGATCAAATGCTCCGGCGCAGACTCTCTGAAGAATATGGCGTCCAGGGGTGGGCCATTGTCCAGTTCTTAGGAGATGCTGTATTTATCCCTGCTGGAGCTCCACATCAG GTCCACAACCTGTACAGCTGTATCAAGGTGGCCGAGGACTTTGTGTCTCCTGAGCATGTGAGGCACTGTTTCAGACTAACCCAGGAGTTCAGACATTTGTCCACAACTCATACAAACCATGAAGACAAGCTACAG GTGAAGAACATCATCTATCACGCAGTGAAGGACGCAGTTGGAACACTGAAGGCCCATGAACCTAAACTAACCCGCCCTTAG